Proteins encoded in a region of the Oncorhynchus gorbuscha isolate QuinsamMale2020 ecotype Even-year linkage group LG16, OgorEven_v1.0, whole genome shotgun sequence genome:
- the msrb1a gene encoding methionine-R-sulfoxide reductase B1-A: MSFCSFFGGEVFKDHFKTGLYVCAQCGHQLFSSRSKYEHSSPWPAFTETVLQDSVSKHEERPGAFKVRCGKCGNGLGHEFVGDGPKKGLSRFUIFSSSLKFVPKDKVDGQ, from the exons ATGTCATTTTGTTCCTTCTTCGGTGGTGAGGTCTTTAAAGACCACTTTAAAACTG GGTTGTATGTGTGTGCCCAGTGTGGACACCAGCTGTTCTCCAGCAGATCTAAGTATGAGCATTCCTCCCCCTGGCCTGCCTTCACTGAGACCGTCCTCCAGGACAGTGTGTCCAAGCACGAGGAGAGACCTGGGGCATTCAAG GTCCGATGTGGGAAGTGTGGAAACGGACTGGGTCATGAGTTTGTGGGAGACGGGCCAAAGAAAGGGCTCTCACGTTTCTGAATATTCAGCAGCTCACTGAAGTTCGTCCCTAAAG aTAAGGTAGATGGACAGTAA
- the LOC123999514 gene encoding uncharacterized protein LOC123999514, which produces MGLPALGLIPFLGPLAFPVALGTVAVGGFILIKAIHKKPSYHSESPIITRSVKVKSNNASGNEPTGNAASKKTEGQQSSDETTIIIAYGLGEVDTYKNIKKGRPSQFGLGNFGMAEADHIPPLASLRIARNHERLDHLRQVNPRLHEMIMSLDYDPTGQNLLTMRVLYQDHRDALTTGNSRESQVSSRLLAETIVDGDAALMLRKAFIMGHPISSRQLREDAGLAATYTDGNIDMSDEGTRHYYRYGYIELVEAYHREGIINEHQAKKLISWVESEMHLDRDTQEYKEILDYIKRHVRVFRW; this is translated from the exons ATGGGTCTTCCAGCTTTGGGTTTGATACCGTTTTTGGGGCCCCTTGCGTTTCCAGTAGCATTGGGAACAGTCGCAGTAGGGGGCTTTATATTGATTAAGGCGATTCATAAGAAACCTTCATATCATTCAGAAAGTCCCATAATAACACGTTCCGTGAAGGTAAAGTCAAATAATGCTTCTGGAAATGAACCCACTGGAAATGCTGCCAGCAAGAAGACAGAAGGACAGCAGAGCAGCGATGAAACTACCATCATAATTGCTTACGGCCTTGGAGAGGTTGACACTTATAAAAA TATTAAAAAAGGTAGACCATCTCAGTTTGGTCTGGGTAACTTTGGCATGGCAGAGGCAGACCATATTCCACCATTGGCTTCTCTGAGGATAGCCCGAAACCATGAACGACTGGATCATCTCCGACAAGTGAATCCAAGGCTTCATGAGATGATCATGAGCCTTGATTATGACCCAACTGGACAGAACCTGTTAACCATGAGGGTCCTTTACCAGGATCACAGAGATGCGCTGACTACTGGAAACAGCAGGGAATCTCAAGTATCCAG TCGTCTGCTGGCAGAGACAATCGTAGACGGAGATGCTGCACTTATGCTGAGGAAGGCTTTTATCATGGGTCATCCTATATCTTCCCGGCAGCTCAGAGAAGACGCAG GATTGGCCGCGACATATACGGATGGTAACATTGACATGTCTGATGAAGGAACAAGGCACTACTACAGATATGGCTACATTGAGCTGGTCGAAGCATACCACAGGGAGGGGATAATCAACGAGCATCAAGCAAAAAAGCTCATTTCATGGGTGGAAAGTGAGATGCACCTGGACCGGGATACCCAAGAGTATAAGGAGATCCTTGATTACATTAAACGTCATGTTCGTGTTTTCCGGTGGTAG